The DNA sequence taatattagttTAAACTTGAACTTTACTCATGCTAGCAGGCAAGTAATATGAGGTGAATGTAATGTATTGGAATACAGGTTTCTAAGTGTTAGTTCTTTATTCAAATCAAGACTCTAGTAAATAATTTCATGATTTAATGTGTTGCAGCGTCTcaattttgtttttccttttaaaaatagacaaaacTAGTTAGCTTGCTAACATATCTTCGCCATTTTGTTTATATACATTCTAAAGTTATTAGAGAAATTCAGAATGtagttattttaatataaacccACTTTGTCAGTCAGTTATCTCATGTTTTTGAAAACCACAAAGTACCCAgccattatttataaaaaaaattcagataatCTTAGCATTCCAAGTTAAACTAAGGTCATTTAGTATGTTAAACATActtaatatattttcaaaatggtATGTATTAAAGAATATATTATCTCTGAatttgtgtaattgtgtgatTCCCGGAAGGCTCCcgcagtgaccctgaactggatagaattacagacaatgagtaaATTAATTATCTCAGGTTGATCATAATGATGAGGCAGTGCTAATCCTTCATGTTAACTTTTATAGTTTTTTGTGAGAGTCTCAAAGAGACTTTGAGGGCATTTTACCCATGAGGTGCTTCTTGGTATTCAGCTCTGGCCTAAACACAATTATGAAACACTTGGGAGCAAAGATACAAATAATCAAACCAAAGCTTGAAGCCAAAATAGCAAATATCTCCACAGCCACAGTGAACTTTCCAGGAGAGCTGACATAAGCTGGGATGAAGGTCACCCAAACTGTACAGAATATGAGCATACTGAATGTGATGAACTTGGCTTCATTGAAGTTATCAGGCAGTTTTCTGGCCAGAAaagccaaaacaaaacacaatagaGCCAGGAATCCTATATAACCCAGAACAGCCCAGAATCCTACAGCTGATCCTAATCCACATTCCAGAATGATCCTCTCCTTGTAGTGCTTTAGATTTTTGAAGGGGAATGGAGGGGATATTGTTAACCAAAGCACACAAATAATGACCTGTATGAGAGTGAAGAAAAGAACACTGAGTCTCTGCTGTGGAGGCCCAAACCACTTCATGACATTACTGCCTGGAAGTGTAGCCCTGAAGGCCATTAATACCACTATTGTTTTCCCCAGAACACAGGAGATGCAGAGAACGAAGCTGATCCCAAATGCTGTGTGCCGAAGCATGCAGGACCACTCAGAGGGCTGACCAATGAAAGTAAGTGAACAGAGGAAACACAGAGCCAGTGAGAAAAGCAGCAGGAAGCTCAGCTCTGAGTTGTTGGCTCTGACAATGGGAGATGTCCTATGTCTATAGAAGATGAtagccacacacacagcaatgaaGGCCCCAGACACAGAGAATAATGTGAGTATAATGCTCAAAGTATCACCCCAGGACAGGAACTCCACAGGTTTGGAGAGACAGCTATCTCGCTTGGCATTGGGCCAGAACTCAGGAGGGCACGGCATACAGTTCAAAGAATCTAAGAGATTAAAAAAGAATAGAGGACCAAATATTTTCAGCAGTTCTATACATTGGGAATTACAGTAATAGGTTAGGCTGGTAAAAGCTTCATTAAGCATTGTGTGCTGTGATATCCAACCTGTTCGGTTACTGATCTCTCCTTCTGCGCATGGTATACAGTCATAGCAGCAGACTGGCCTTCCTTTCTGTACAGCCTTCCTAGTGCCAGGAGGACAACTGTCAGTGCACATAGACACAGGcagctgaaaaaaaacaaatgcaaatcaTAATCAtagaattatataaatatttgcatgtcTCAGATCAATTTACAGTCATATTTCTTGCTCTTGTCAATGATTACAATACCTCTGTTTGTCCCCCCACCCAACTGATATTTGTGCTTATGCTGAACTCTTGTCCCATTGGTTTGGAAGAGTCAAAGAGGCCCACTGTCACAAAATCCAAGGTCCCATCTTTTTGAACTTGCCAGTTTATGAGCTCATAGACAGCCACAGGGTCACCGTTGGCATCAAACATGACTTGAACTCCATTCCTTGTGGTGAAGTTTATTCTCCTGAGCTGGTCAAGTACCTGCAGTGGGAGATATTATTGAAAAATCATAcacattgttttgtttataattttGGAATCGTGGGTAATTAATTGATGCATATTTgtctgtataaatgtgtataatgtAGTATGATGTAGACGCATATCAATATTAATACAATAGCATCAAGATAATTTACACTAAACAGAAATCATGGTGATATTTGAAAGAAGATTAATAGGAGATTAATCTAGGACATTAATACCTGCCATGGTGCGAATTGAATGCTCTTGTCGCACTGCGTGTCATTACAGATAACACCGTGGATGGCATGTGCTATGGCGTATGTAGCTTTGTATACCATGTTAGTGATGCGCAGCTGTGACGTGTCTGTGTACGGGTTCTGCAGCGAGCGGATGTCCTCGTTGCCGTCACATTCCCTCATGCTTTCAGAGAAACCAGTCAGGCTACAGCTGAACGAGCTCTCCCAGAATTCCTTTAACAGCGGTGACTTAAGAGCTTGTGCTACAGTGAGGTTTAGAAGAAACTCACCGAGACCTGGGATCTCTGAGCGGGGAACACCGAACCCTATCGCCCCAGCGCACATGTTAAAGCGCAGATGCTTTGCATTTATGATCCATGTCTCACTGCCAATCCACTGAAGTGGAGGCGGTGGATTTCTCACCAGTTCTTCTAATAAAACCTCAATTTCGCCTGAGGCCATAAACGCTACTATTACTCGGGCTGTTGATGAGCGAATGACATTCGCCACTCTCTCCACTTTACTGCGCGGATCTGTTCTGTAAAACGCCTCTGAGTACTCGACACAGATCCCCTCCTCCTGCGCAGCCTTTAGAAACGAGGCCATTCCGTAATTCCCATAATCCGAGTCACTGCGCACTGCCCCAATCCATGTCCAGCCAAAATGCTTCACCATTCTGGCCAGCGCTGCCGCTTGGTGGTGGTCACTTGGCACAGTCCTGAAGAAGGAAGGGAACTGACGCTTATCGCTCAAACACGCGCAGGTTGTGAAATGGCTGACCTGTGGCACAACGaagtaaattatatatatatatatatatatatatatatatatatatatatagacaaatGCAATCTACCAACCTGTGGAATTCCAAAGAGACCTAGTATTCTGGCCATGCTAATTGAAGGAGTAGAATCAGACTCTCCAGCAAGAACAGGcacagcagcagctgcaggTTTTGGACACACATGTGTATTATTGACAAATGGTTCCATGCCACTGGCAAGCTGAAGTGCAATTTGGATCGCCATGGGCACTGCTGCGCACGAGTCGTATATCTGGTAGCCCAGCGTGATTCCAGGCAGCAGATCTGTGCTATTGTTAATCTCTTGGAGGGTGAACTCCATGGCACGAGCATAGCGCAGGTCCCTAAATTCCATACTGTATAAGACAGACAACACGCAGTTAGAAGGTATTTTCTTGGCACGTGCCATAGCCATTTGCCGTTCactacattcactcacacacagacctcCCAGAGCACTTTGGGTGTAGTGGCATCTTGGTGTATGTGTTCGGTTCTGATTGCATATAATTGTGAATGGAGAAAATCCCTCCAATGATAAAGTCCCCATTCATATAAAGGCCCGGCAGCTGAGGCTCAGCCCACACACTGCAAGTGACCGCGTCAGCTTTACACACTGCAGGACGGAAACCAGGAATCCACAGCACCGATACAAACATCATCAGTCTTGAAACGATATACATTGCATGCTCGGAACTTCCCAGCTCTCTCTAAAGGTCATGATGGCCAACATCCCTTTAAATATCTACGATACAATGCTGTGTTAGTCGCAGGGGTGTGAGCTGGGCAAAGGGGgcgtgatttatttattttttttacttaaagtgCAATTGATGACATTTTGTTTATTCCATAATGTCAACATGAATAAAAgataaaacacaatatttaaaatactgattaACTAAAAACGAGTTATATCTTGATCAAATTAGAGCTcttgataaaataaaaaactaactGCACCACCCCttcttaagactgaagcttttaataaacGTAAACATATGTAAGATCGACACAAtggaaatatattcatatatagaTGTTAAATGAAGTAAAAAAATACCTTGTATTTTTGGGTAGTGTCCTGCCAAACTAGCAagagcactgtttttttttttattattattttcttatgaCGTATATTCAGATGACATATAATTTAATGTCCATATATTCATATATCCGTATTAAGTGTGTGCTGCGTGTAGGTATGACTTATTGTTCTGAATTTATACGTATATAGGGATTTTTGTCTCCATGAGAATGGGATGTTAGGTTAAGCTTCTTTCCTGGAAGTAGCAGGATTGGATGTTCCTACAATTTATCTTTCTCAGGAAATAATGTAAACAAGAGCTATACCATTACCTTATAAGGATAGATAGAAAAAATCCTATATAAGTGAGGAGTGTAggactgaagagagagagattaaatgtGACCAGATTATCAAGATGCTGTtcttttgtgaaataaaaatgtatttaaaactctACACAGTGTCTGGCAGAGAATCTTCATCACCCACACCACAACATCCCAGAATAAATGCACAACACTTACAATATCTGTGAGGTTTTTCGTGTGCACTTTATGTTATAATTAATTCGAGGGAACAAATTGGTGATTTGGGCTCAAGTTTTCTCTAATTCGTatgcacaaaataaataattaataattggCCTTCTGCCAAAACTCTTATATAGTGCGTGCCCTGGTAATGACTGTAGTCACCGTATGAAGTAAAATGAACTTCTATATAGACAAAAGATATCAGTCCCGTGTGAATTATACTGTGTACATATGAAATATGAAGGAAGGGTAAGGAAGTGTTGAAGTAAACGGCTTGTATCATCATTTTTTCAGCTGAGTACTAGAAGCTCGtagctgtcatttaaacacagcgaccccaaaatataataattatttgcacTGGATCGGATTCCAAAGCCTAAATTTCCATCCTGTTTGTAACTTAGGagccattaatatttaatataattcctTTTAAGTTTTGTTAGGCTCCTATCTGTGCGTCAGCTCTCTAGGCAGGGACATTAAGCATTTCAACTCCTGCATTTTTATATAATCAAAGAACAATATGTAggattacattcattcattcattcattcattatctgtaacctcttatccagttcagggtcgcggtgggtccagagcctacctggaatcattgggcgcaaggcgggaatacaccctggagggggcgccagtccttcacagggcaacacacacacattcactcacacactaccaacgtgtgtttttggactgtgggaggaaaccggagcacccggaggaaacccacgcagacacaggaagaacactgtAGGATTACAGTTAGGTTccaatttaaacaaaacaaatatcaaataaacaaaaacaagcaaatgtataaatgaaaaatattgtTCGTAattcactgacactgacacacatcACAATAAAGAGACAGGAAAGACATTAGACTGTTTATGACAAAGCCCTTGTATGAAAATTATACTTAAGGAAAAGATTTGCAAGTTTAGTGTGCAAAATATCACTGATCTGCACAGAACTCTGACCTCAAGATTGAACACTTAAAAATGGGAAGGCCTTTGTGTGAGATCTTATTGAGAAACATCTGTGCCCAACATATTTTGCATATGactgaataaaagaaaaacccTGGAAGATCTGGGTTTTTCCCCAAAAAGAACTACCATgtcaaacagtaaacaaagcTATATTGTATCCCCTGGTATTTAGAATGTAATATGTACTCAATTCATAGGCTCCATATTTTGTATCGCTGtattttcataataaaaaatTGATATATTTACAGGTTTTCCAAAAACATAGTAGGCAATGGTGAGTTTTTCCCATAGATAAAACATTCTCATGAACAAATAGAAGAATGGGAGAAGAATGAGTTGAgaagagaaaaacacatttcctatgtttatttatttatttatttatttttaattaattttattactttagtCATTTTACTTATTTGATATGAATGGACAAGAGGTGAGTGGCTAAAAGTCGAAGGATGTGCTTCATTTCTTTAATTTCTGATCAAAATGGAATTTCacggaatatatatatatatattacaaaatttTTAAACCATAATTGTCAAGCTCTTACAGAGACTTGGAGTGTACTTTACCCATAACATGTTTCTTGGTGTTCTGCTCTGGTTTAAACACGATTATGAAACACTTGGGAGCAAAAATGCAAACAATTAAACCAAAGCTTGAAGCTAAAATCGCAAATATCTCCACAGCCACAGTGAACTTTCCAGGAGAGCTGACATAAGCTGGGATGAATGTCACCCAAACAGCACAGAATATGAGCATACTAAATGTGATGTACTTGGCTTCATTGAAGTTATCAGGCAGCTTCCGAGCCAGAAaagccaaaacaaaacacaatagaGCCAGGAGTCCTATATAACCCAGTACAACCCAGAATCCTATAGCTGAACCTAATCCACATTCCAGAATAATCCTTTCTTTGTAGTGTTTTAGGTTTTTGAAGGGGAATGGAGGGGATATTGTTAACCAAAGCACACAGATAATTACTTGAATGAGAGTGAAAGCAAGGACACTGAGTCTCTGCTGTGGAGGACCAAACCACTTCATGACATTACTGCCTGGAAGTGTAGCCCTGAAGGCCATTAACACCACTATAGTTTTCCCCAGAACACAGGAGATACAGAGGACGAAGGTGATGCCGAACGCTGTGTGACGAAGCATGCAGGACCACTCAGAGGGCTGACCAATGAAAGTAAGTGAACAGAGGAAACACAGAGTCAGTGAGAAGAGCAGCAGGAAGCTCAGCTCTGAGTTGTTGGCCCTGACAATAGGAGAAGCCCTATGTCTGTAGAAgactgcagacacacacacagctgtgaagGCCCCAGCCACAGAGAATACTGTCAGAATAATGCTCAGAGTGTCACCCCAGGACAGGAACTCCACAGGCTTAGGCAAGCAGGTGTCTCTCTTGGTATTGGGCCAGAACTCAGGAGGGCATGGCATACAGTTCAAAGCATCTATCAGATTGAAAAAGCATATTCAGGACCAAATATTAGACAGAAAttcaaaggaatgaaaaaagaaagcatGGCTTTCTATCACAATAACTACCACTGCCTCTAAAAAGATGTCATGAGGACCCAATGTTTCCAAAATTTCCCTGGACTGAAAATCATAGTATAGGGTGAGGTTggtaaaatattaattcagCATTATTTGCTGTAGCCAACCTGTTCTGTTACTAATCTCTCCTTCTGCGCATGGTATACAATCATAGCAGCAGACTGGCCTTCCTTTCTGTACAGCCTTCCTAGTCCCAGGACGACAACTCTCACTGCATACAGACACTGGAACctgtgaaagaaaataaatgaaagagtATGTGGTAATCATTTGAATATCTTAATGTCATTCACGGGTAATTTTTGCTTTGCTCATGTCAGTGAATACCTCGATCTGTCCCCCCATCCAGCTGATCGCTCTGTTAGTACTGAACTCCTGTCCCTTTGGTTTGGAGGAGTCGTATTCGCCCACAGTCACAAAATCCAAAGCCCCATCTTTTTGAACTTGCCAGTTTATGAGTTCATAGACAGCCACAGGATCACCGTTGGTATCAAATGTGACCCGATTACCATTTTCTGTGGTGAAATTCACTCTCTTGAGCTGGTCGAGTATCTGCAGTGGGAAATACCATTAAGATGTATTTTTCGTATGCAGAACATTATTCAGGACAGTTGTTAAATCGGTCGTAAATAGATTCATGTCTATGATATTTGAATACAAGTAAAGCTGTCACGAGTACTCATGGTGTTTTAAATCTAGTTTTTTACCTGCCATGGTGCGAACTGAATGCTCTTGTCGCACTGCGTGTCATTACAGATAACACCGTGGATGGCATGCGCTATGGCGTATGTAGCTTTGTACACCATGTTAGTGATACGCAGCTGTGACGTGTCTGTGTACGGGTTCTGCAGCTCGTGGATGTTCTCGCTGCCGTTACATACCCGCGCGCCCTTCGAGGAACCCGTCAGGCTACAGCTGAACGAGCTCTCCCAGAATTCCTTTAACAGCGGCGATCTGAGAGCTTGTGCTGGAGAGAGGTCTAGAAGATATTCACGGAGCCCTGGGATCACTGACTTGGGGATGCCGAATCCTATAGCCCCAGCGCACATGTTATAGCGTAGAAACTTTGTATTTATGATCAACGTTTCGCTGCAAATCCACTGAAGAGGACTTGGTGGATTTCTCACCAGTTCTTCTAATAAAACTTCCATTTCGCCCGAGGCCATAAAAGCTACTATTACTCGGGCTGTTGACCTGCGGATGACGTTCGCCACTCTCTCTATTTTACTGCGCGGATCTGTCCTGTAAAAGGCCTCCGAGTACTCCACACAGATACCCTCCTCCTGCGCAGCCTTTAGGAACGAGGCAATTCCGTAATTCCCATAGTCTGAGTCACTGCGCACTACCCCGATCCATATCCAGCCAAAATGCTTCACGATTCTGGCCAGCGCTGCCGCTTGGTGGTGGTCACTTGGCACGGTCCTGAAGAAGGAAGGGAACTGACGCTTATCGCTCAAACACGCACAGGTTGCGAAATGGCTGACCTGTAAACATAAAAATTGTTCTTGAACGCTTCATGAATTCATCAGTCACTATTAAACCAAAAAACAACACGGTCATATTTTAGGATATCAGACAATTTCACATTAGACAATATTCACCTGTGGAATTCCAAGCAGACCTAGTAATCTGGCCATGCTGACTGAGGGAGTAGAATTAGTATCTCCTAGAAGAGCAGGTACAGCTGCGGTTGCAGAATTTGGACACCCATATTTGTCGTTGAAATCTTGTTCCCTGCCATTAGAAAACTGAAATGCAACTTTGATCGCCATGGGTACTGCCGCGCACGAGTCATATATCTGGTAGCCCAGCGTGATTCCCGGCAGCAGATCTGTTCTCTTGTTGATCTCGTTGATGGTGAACTCCATGGTACGAGCGTTGAGTAGGTCTCTGATATCCATACTGTGTGAGACAGAAAATACATGACAAGATAATATTGCATTTACAGGTGTCATCATATTCAAAATCATTCGTCTGTCTACGTCTACGTCTTAAACTATATTCACGCTGCACTCACAGACAGACCTCCCAGAGCACTGTGGTTGTAGTGGCAGCTTTGTGTAGGAGTTCTGCTCTGATCTCATGTAGGAATGAATGGCGAAAATTCCTCCAACCTCCAAATCTCCAATCTTATAAAGAACGGGTAGTTGAGGCTCAGTCCACAGCCTGCATGTGACCGAGTTAACGTTACACGCTGCAGGACAGATCCCTGTTATCCACAGCATTGATGCAAACATCATCAGATTTAATGAGAGCTGCATTTCATACTCACAATCAGTACACTCTGAAAATCATGGACTGTCTTACAGTGCTTTAAATATTCACCTTATCATTATATCCAAGTCACAGGGGTGGGACAAAGCACGAGTCATGCTTTTTTACAGAATGTTAATGACAGTAGTATTAACTGTTAAATATTGTCAAACATATAGGTGAAGCAGCGCCAACTGTAGGCCTCTTGATGCACAGacaatttcagaaaatataatcAGTtcacattcagtcattcatttgttcattcatttgtttattcattcatgcatcTTCTGTAAGGGGGTTGCCAtgttcacagggtgacacacactcacacattcccactcttggacacttttgagtggccagtCCATCGACCTTGTGTTTTAGACCataggaggaaacacacgcagacacagagattaTTGTTATTCAagttgattatatatatatataatctgggtgctccggtttcctcccacggtccaaaaacacatgttggtaggtggattgttaactcaaaagtgtgcataggtgtgagtgaatgtgtgtgttgccctgtgaaggattggcacctcctccagggtgttttcctgccttgcgcccaatgattccaggtaggctctggacccaccgagaccctaaactggataattggttacagataatgaatgaaggaattgGTTTAAACTTGATAagtgttaattatttttttcagctcAAGACTCTAGTAAATAGTTTCATGATTTAATATGTTGCAACAtctcaatttttttaaacaggcaAAACTAGCTAGCTTGCTAACATATCTTCACcattttgtttatgtacattctATAGTTATTAGAGAAATTCAGAATGTAGTTATCTTAATTTAAACATACTTTTTTAGTCAGTTATCTCATGTTTTTGAAAACCACAAAGTACCCagccattatttttaaaatttgtcaGATAATCTTAGTATTCCAAGTTAAGCTAAGGTATTAAAGAGTATATTATCTCTGAatttgtgtaattgtgtgatTCCTTGAAGgctcccacagtgaccctgaactggatagaattacagacaatgagtaaATTAATTATCTCAGGTTGATCATAATGATGAGGCAATAAAAAAAGGCAAATATATCATAAAGGTGCTAATCCTTCATGTTAATTTTTATAGTTTGTGTGAGAGTCTCAAAGAGATTTTGAAGGCACTTTACCCATAAGGTGCTTCTTGGTATTCTGCTCTGGCCTAAACACGATTATGAAACACTTGGGAGCAAAGATACAAATAATCAAACCAAAGCTTGAAGCTAAAATCGCAAATATCTCAACAGCCACAGTGAACTTTCCAGGAAGTACTTTCACTGAAGTAATCAGGCAGTTTTCTGGCCAGAAaagccaaaacaaaacacaatagaGCCAGGAGTCCTATATAACCTAGCACAGCCCAGAATCCTATAGCTGAATCTAATCCACATTCCAGAATGATCCTCTCATTGTAGTGCTTTAGATTTTTGAAGGGGAAAGGAGGGGATATTGTTAAGTAAAAGCACACAAATAATGACCTGTATGAGAGTAAAAGCAAGTATACAGAGTATCTGCTGTGGAGGCCCAAACCACTTCATGACATTACTGCCTGTAAGTGTAGCCCTGAAGGCCATTAACACCACTGTAGTGGCTATTAATAAATATcactttattaatatatacaaatattcaTTATTAACAGGGAAACTATATTgggtttatttaatttcaagaAATGTGGTTATGATTGTccttattgttattgttattaattgAGAGTAATATTAATAAGATTAATATTACTTGATTTAACTAGTTGCCCCCTTTTTGTGAGTTCTTCAGATTTTCAGTGCTTACACAAATgaatttataaacacacacgatcagttaaaaaaatcactcattACCACTATCATTTCAAGAACTTTTAGATTAATACAGGTGAAACCCATCATAAAGCTTGAATTCTAATGAAGTTATAGTGGCCTCAGGTATATATGTGACTAAATGTAAcctaattttaatgtaaattaatgGGACTTAATTGATGTTGTTAAATTGACACGGTTTAGACGCCAACATCTGAAAATTACACTTGGCGTACTGTTCATTGAACCTCAGGCCTCGGTCGGCTAGCGATGAAAGGTATGCCTTCTGCACCACGTAGATAGCAGCTGATCTGGTCACTCCTTCAAGCTTATGCCTTAGAAAGAGAAGGGACTCAGGAGCACCCTCACGAGTTGCCACGAGCTGCCATTCCAGGGGGCCGTTGTCAGCGGGGATGGCGTTGAAAAA is a window from the Hoplias malabaricus isolate fHopMal1 chromosome 11, fHopMal1.hap1, whole genome shotgun sequence genome containing:
- the LOC136709485 gene encoding extracellular calcium-sensing receptor-like isoform X1, producing the protein MNGDFIIGGIFSIHNYMQSEPNTYTKMPLHPKCSGSMEFRDLRYARAMEFTLQEINNSTDLLPGITLGYQIYDSCAAVPMAIQIALQLASGMEPFVNNTHVCPKPAAAAVPVLAGESDSTPSISMARILGLFGIPQVSHFTTCACLSDKRQFPSFFRTVPSDHHQAAALARMVKHFGWTWIGAVRSDSDYGNYGMASFLKAAQEEGICVEYSEAFYRTDPRSKVERVANVIRSSTARVIVAFMASGEIEVLLEELVRNPPPPLQWIGSETWIINAKHLRFNMCAGAIGFGVPRSEIPGLGEFLLNLTVAQALKSPLLKEFWESSFSCSLTGFSESMRECDGNEDIRSLQNPYTDTSQLRITNMVYKATYAIAHAIHGVICNDTQCDKSIQFAPWQVLDQLRRINFTTRNGVQVMFDANGDPVAVYELINWQVQKDGTLDFVTVGLFDSSKPMGQEFSISTNISWVGGQTELPVSMCTDSCPPGTRKAVQKGRPVCCYDCIPCAEGEISNRTDSLNCMPCPPEFWPNAKRDSCLSKPVEFLSWGDTLSIILTLFSVSGAFIAVCVAIIFYRHRTSPIVRANNSELSFLLLFSLALCFLCSLTFIGQPSEWSCMLRHTAFGISFVLCISCVLGKTIVVLMAFRATLPGSNVMKWFGPPQQRLSVLFFTLIQVIICVLWLTISPPFPFKNLKHYKERIILECGLGSAVGFWAVLGYIGFLALLCFVLAFLARKLPDNFNEAKFITFSMLIFCTVWVTFIPAYVSSPGKFTVAVEIFAILASSFGLIICIFAPKCFIIVFRPELNTKKHLMGKMPSKSL
- the LOC136709929 gene encoding extracellular calcium-sensing receptor-like — protein: MLWITGICPAACNVNSVTCRLWTEPQLPVLYKIGDLEVGGIFAIHSYMRSEQNSYTKLPLQPQCSGSMDIRDLLNARTMEFTINEINKRTDLLPGITLGYQIYDSCAAVPMAIKVAFQFSNGREQDFNDKYGCPNSATAAVPALLGDTNSTPSVSMARLLGLLGIPQVSHFATCACLSDKRQFPSFFRTVPSDHHQAAALARIVKHFGWIWIGVVRSDSDYGNYGIASFLKAAQEEGICVEYSEAFYRTDPRSKIERVANVIRRSTARVIVAFMASGEMEVLLEELVRNPPSPLQWICSETLIINTKFLRYNMCAGAIGFGIPKSVIPGLREYLLDLSPAQALRSPLLKEFWESSFSCSLTGSSKGARVCNGSENIHELQNPYTDTSQLRITNMVYKATYAIAHAIHGVICNDTQCDKSIQFAPWQILDQLKRVNFTTENGNRVTFDTNGDPVAVYELINWQVQKDGALDFVTVGEYDSSKPKGQEFSTNRAISWMGGQIEVPVSVCSESCRPGTRKAVQKGRPVCCYDCIPCAEGEISNRTDALNCMPCPPEFWPNTKRDTCLPKPVEFLSWGDTLSIILTVFSVAGAFTAVCVSAVFYRHRASPIVRANNSELSFLLLFSLTLCFLCSLTFIGQPSEWSCMLRHTAFGITFVLCISCVLGKTIVVLMAFRATLPGSNVMKWFGPPQQRLSVLAFTLIQVIICVLWLTISPPFPFKNLKHYKERIILECGLGSAIGFWVVLGYIGLLALLCFVLAFLARKLPDNFNEAKYITFSMLIFCAVWVTFIPAYVSSPGKFTVAVEIFAILASSFGLIVCIFAPKCFIIVFKPEQNTKKHVMGKVHSKSL
- the LOC136709485 gene encoding extracellular calcium-sensing receptor-like isoform X2, with translation MNGDFIIGGIFSIHNYMQSEPNTYTKMPLHPKCSGRSVMEFRDLRYARAMEFTLQEINNSTDLLPGITLGYQIYDSCAAVPMAIQIALQLASGMEPFVNNTHVCPKPAAAAVPVLAGESDSTPSISMARILGLFGIPQVSHFTTCACLSDKRQFPSFFRTVPSDHHQAAALARMVKHFGWTWIGAVRSDSDYGNYGMASFLKAAQEEGICVEYSEAFYRTDPRSKVERVANVIRSSTARVIVAFMASGEIEVLLEELVRNPPPPLQWIGSETWIINAKHLRFNMCAGAIGFGVPRSEIPGLGEFLLNLTVAQALKSPLLKEFWESSFSCSLTGFSESMRECDGNEDIRSLQNPYTDTSQLRITNMVYKATYAIAHAIHGVICNDTQCDKSIQFAPWQVLDQLRRINFTTRNGVQVMFDANGDPVAVYELINWQVQKDGTLDFVTVGLFDSSKPMGQEFSISTNISWVGGQTELPVSMCTDSCPPGTRKAVQKGRPVCCYDCIPCAEGEISNRTDSLNCMPCPPEFWPNAKRDSCLSKPVEFLSWGDTLSIILTLFSVSGAFIAVCVAIIFYRHRTSPIVRANNSELSFLLLFSLALCFLCSLTFIGQPSEWSCMLRHTAFGISFVLCISCVLGKTIVVLMAFRATLPGSNVMKWFGPPQQRLSVLFFTLIQVIICVLWLTISPPFPFKNLKHYKERIILECGLGSAVGFWAVLGYIGFLALLCFVLAFLARKLPDNFNEAKFITFSMLIFCTVWVTFIPAYVSSPGKFTVAVEIFAILASSFGLIICIFAPKCFIIVFRPELNTKKHLMGKMPSKSL
- the LOC136709485 gene encoding extracellular calcium-sensing receptor-like isoform X3, encoding MQSEPNTYTKMPLHPKCSGRSVDLRYARAMEFTLQEINNSTDLLPGITLGYQIYDSCAAVPMAIQIALQLASGMEPFVNNTHVCPKPAAAAVPVLAGESDSTPSISMARILGLFGIPQVSHFTTCACLSDKRQFPSFFRTVPSDHHQAAALARMVKHFGWTWIGAVRSDSDYGNYGMASFLKAAQEEGICVEYSEAFYRTDPRSKVERVANVIRSSTARVIVAFMASGEIEVLLEELVRNPPPPLQWIGSETWIINAKHLRFNMCAGAIGFGVPRSEIPGLGEFLLNLTVAQALKSPLLKEFWESSFSCSLTGFSESMRECDGNEDIRSLQNPYTDTSQLRITNMVYKATYAIAHAIHGVICNDTQCDKSIQFAPWQVLDQLRRINFTTRNGVQVMFDANGDPVAVYELINWQVQKDGTLDFVTVGLFDSSKPMGQEFSISTNISWVGGQTELPVSMCTDSCPPGTRKAVQKGRPVCCYDCIPCAEGEISNRTDSLNCMPCPPEFWPNAKRDSCLSKPVEFLSWGDTLSIILTLFSVSGAFIAVCVAIIFYRHRTSPIVRANNSELSFLLLFSLALCFLCSLTFIGQPSEWSCMLRHTAFGISFVLCISCVLGKTIVVLMAFRATLPGSNVMKWFGPPQQRLSVLFFTLIQVIICVLWLTISPPFPFKNLKHYKERIILECGLGSAVGFWAVLGYIGFLALLCFVLAFLARKLPDNFNEAKFITFSMLIFCTVWVTFIPAYVSSPGKFTVAVEIFAILASSFGLIICIFAPKCFIIVFRPELNTKKHLMGKMPSKSL